The stretch of DNA GTAGAACTGTTCTCACTTGTCTTGAGAAACCACcaaatgatttccaaagtggttgttcaactatacactcccaccagcaatgaagaagtgttcacCTTGCTCAGCATCCTTACCATCATATGCTatctcctgagtttttgatcttagccattctgatgggtgtaataTTGAAAGTCAGAGttgatttatttgcatttctctgatgactaaggaataTGAGCATATCTTTAAGTAGTTCTtagctatttgagattcctctgttgaggataATCTGTTTAGTTCGGTgcaattttttaattggttttttttttggggggggggttgtagatatctaacttcttgagttctttctaaatTTTGGACATTTGTTCTCTGTCAGACGTAGGTTTGGTGATGACCCTTTCCCATACTATAGACTGCTGTTTCATTCAATTGNCAATATTCtctgccttatagaagctttgcattttcaagagatcccatttatcaattggtGATCTTAAAGCATGAGCCATTGATGATCTATTTagaaaattgtctcctgtaccaatgcttTAAGGGTTTGTCACACTTTCTTCTATGAgctttagtgtatccagttttatgttgagtgGCTTCATTCACTTGTGCTTGAGTTTTGGGAAGGGTCATAAACAgggatctattttcattcctcAACATGTAGACATCCACTTACACCAGGATCATTTGTTGcagatgctttctttgtttcattgtatgtttatggcttctttatcaaaactcCTGTGTCcacgtatatatgtatttatttcagtgattttgattcaatttcattgatcaacatttgtttttctgtaccaatacaatgcatTTTTTATCATTATGGCTTTGAAGGACAACTTGAGGACAGGGTTAAGAATTtctcctgaaattcttttcttgaTCAGGATTGTTTCAGCTAtcctgagtttctttctttctttctttctttctttctttctttctttctttctttctttctttctttcttccttccttccttccttccttttttcctttctttcttcctttcttcctttcttcctttctttctttctttctttctttctttctttctttctttctttctttctttctttctttctctcttttgcttttccatatgaaattgagaatagTTCTTTCTAGGTCTATAAaaatttgtgttggaattttgatgatggttgcactgaatctgtagattgcttttggtaagatggtcattttcactatgttactCTATCtatccatgggcatgggagatcattccatcttctgatgtcttctttgaattcttctgggatttgaagttcttgtcatacagatcttccacttgcTTCATTAGAGTTAcagaagatattttatgttatttgtggctattgtaaaggtgttattttcctaatttctttttcagccaaTAAAGGATACAAATTATTGATTTCTTAGAGTTAACTTTGTTTCCAGTCACTTTGCTGGAGCTTTTTTCAGCTGTACAGGTTCCTTCAAAGAATATTTGGAATCCCTATtttatactatcacatcatctccAAATAGAAATTCTTTGGCCTTTTTTACAATATGTAGCTGATTATTGATTGTCTTTTCACAGTTAATGTTGGATTTTGcagattaattttattataatttatcaaCAGAAGTAATTATGTATCTTTGTTAAAATTGCTATGTTTctaggtattttctttctttataacaaatacctacaatcccagctcttgggaggcagaggcatgcaagtgtctgtgagtgtaaaggccaggttggtctatatagtgagttccaggctagccaaagaTACTCACTATGGCAATATATTTTCttgaaagtgttttttttccctttttaaaaattacattgatGAACTTTCAAGCAGGCAGTCTCCACACTGTCATTGTCTGCTACATAGCAGGTAATAAACTGAGTAAAATCTTTGTGAAAATGTAGGTGATGCCCAAATATCACACAGTGTCTCAGTGTTCAGCtttgcctgtcctagaactcactatgtagaccaggatggccccaaattcatagagattcatgtacctctccttcccaagtgttggggttaaaggtgtgtactaccatgcgttgatttttttcttactaaccttaattcatttttatttttttatatgtttgttggttggttggttggttggttggttggttggttggttggttggttaattggttagttggtaggttggttggttttgcctGTCTCTATGTTTAGTTTCCACAGAGttgagaagagggtgtcaaatgcCCAGGGAGAGGAGCAAATGAACTCAAGCACAGAAATCCCATAAGCATCTAATTAGAGAAAAAAGGGTTCAGGTAAAATCCAACACTTCTTCAAGATAAAAGCTCTGAAAGCAGTCAAAAGACAATGAAaatttctcaacaaaataaaggCTAAGCATAACAAACACAGAGCTAATCAGCTATAGATTACACTGAATGGCNGGAACTTCAAGCATTTCTCATAAAATCAGGAATTACAAAGATGGTTTCTGTCTCCTTTACTCCCATTGAATATAGAGCTTtagcaataaaataacagaaagcaatatAAAGAATACAAACAGTTAACAAAGGGGACAGCATGTCATTATTTGAAGATGACATGATTGTCTGAGTGTCACATCCTAAAATTCCACAcattttgattttctaaaaagtccagaaaagtatgaaaattaaaaaaaacaatatttaaaaaaagatatgccCTATAACCAGTAACAaatatactgaaaaataaatcagaaaactgTTCCTAAAAAAAGCCCAAATTCCTAAAAACACATATCCTAGCCAAGAAAGTGGAAGANTTCCTttaaagcacagaaaaaaataaattaattaaggaAGGCATCAGAATGTGGAAAGACATTCCATATTCATGTATTGGAGGGAATAATATTGGAAAAAAATGTACTGTACCCAAAgtaatctacaggttcaatgtaACACAGCACAGATTCCAGTGACATCCTTCATACTACTAGAATAAGCAACattgaaataaaagtaatattaaaatgtAGACATTAGTATTCTATGTAAACTAGTATTTTGGTAATTTTAAATTGTAATTGTAGGGCCTACACAGTGAAAGTAGAGTTAAATCTGGCCTGAGAAACTAGAGGACTGATGGGAGGGGAAGGTGAGATTTCTTCAACATGGAGTATGTACTTATATGAAGATGATTTAAAAAGACAATGGATGCAGTGGCCCCTGTCCCTTATTCAGTGCTAAGGAGCAATGGAAATACTTAGCATATGTGCCCTGTACTTGAACTCCAATTGGAATTCACAATGCTTCTCAATAAGCTAGAAGCTGACTTTTGAAAAACCCAGGTTCTATTTTCACAAACCCTTTTATTATGAATCAATATAGAATTGTATTAAGAGACTTGGATGATAAAGTCATAGAGATAGTCATATGTTCTTTCCCTCCAATGAAATAGAAAGTAGAATTTAAGACACATTAAGCATTGAATAATACTATTTATTCTTAGCAGATAGAGACCAAGGAAAACAGAATGGTCCATGATGAAACCAGAGGACAGGCATGAAAAGAGAACATTATTCTAGATATTGAGGAAGCCAAGAAGATCCTACATGGGatgaaaaaaactatttttatatctttgtgCAACTGGAGAATCATAGAATACCTAAAGAATGCTGTAATTACATTAGTCTTTCAACTGAAAAATTTGACAATGCATatcctaaaaatgaaaattgatacTTAAGANAGagcaaaaaaaatcaacacaaagcTTACAATGAGGCTTCGCTCTGGAGAACTGCAATGAAAGGAACATGcttgaaaaagagaaacaggtgGCTTCAACTACTATAATATTTAAGGAAAGTGGCACAAAATGATTGCTTACATAATGAAAAGCTTCTAAAGAATTTATGATACAAGTTTACATAAGCGAAAGATAAGCAATAATTGAGACACAAGGTAGACTCAGAATACTTTAAAAGTATCTTGTTCTTATGATGGAACTATGTCCAATATTATACTGGGAAAACAGGCTCTGGGGTTAAAAACTATGACCCACTTTGGTCATGTGTCCATTTCTGAGCTTGTTTTTGACCATGGTTGAGCAGTGGTTCCTCTCAATGTTGTAAGTTCCAACTTGAGTTTGCTCTTCTCATGATCTGGCAAATATGTAAAGCAAGTTTAGGGCTAAAGAAAAGCaaatccctaaaaaaaaaaaaaaaaaaaaaaaaaaccccacatggtCTAGGATGCATGATTCCAAGACTCTCCATGTCCTGTTGAATCCCTGGCCTTATACCTCTTCTCCATGCTCACATCTACCATCATTCACATTCcctcattgaaaatagattccaATGGGTGGAAATAAGGTCAGCTTTCACTATGTGAAGACAATTTGAAACTCCTCACTCTAACAGAGAAAAGCACTTCCTATGGGGGCTATTTGTTCTGTCTGGAGACTTTGGTGTGTTGGATACCTCAAAGTAAAGATGTCTGTGTTTCCACTATGACTCTTCCTAAGCGCTCATCCATTTTGTTTCACCTGAGCATAGAGAAGAGCCCCAAACCCTCCTAAGACTGAAATTTACAAGCCACATTGTCTTGTTGGTGAAGCCCTTCAGAAGGGAGAAGCAGACCatgaaattataaataatgaGACCATGAAATGATTAATTTGGTAGTGATTTGTATTGAACATAGAGTCAAGCCTGCATATGATGAAGACAGAGGAATCACATTTATAAACATCCGTTACATTTGTTTCCGCACAAATGGTTTTCTCTGATTCTTAAACTCAATCTTTCCCAGTCTTGTTacattatgtttaaaaataaatgagaaaactgtGATTCAAAGAAACCTGTAGTAGACACATCAAATTCACTTTTACTTGGTTTATTTCATACAAATCACAATAAATTCTTCTGTCTTAGGGAGACACCCACTTAAAGAACTTCTTTCTCGAATGGCCACCTGACCTCAAGAGGATTACATAGCATTTGGGAAGGAAGATAAAGCCCAGTAAGCTAGCACTGGAGGCCAGAATTGAAACAATTTCCACAGCCACCATGGTTTTGGCTTTGGAACTAAGGTAAGTGAGTATAAAAGAAATCCACACACTGCAGAAAACCACCATACTGAATGTGATTGTTTTTGCCTCATTGAAGCTGTCAggtagacttctcaccagaaaagCAATAAACAAGCTGAGACTGGACAGAAAGCCCAAGTACCCCAGAACACAATAGAATGCAAGGGTGGATCCTTCATTACACAAGAGGATGATTTGCCCAAACTCTGAGTGCATGTCAACATCAGGGAAAGGGGGATATGTTCCCAGCCAGACTGCACAGATGCACACTTGAATGATGGAACCACAGCAGACTATAACATTTGAGAGTCGGGTTACCATCCACATTTTTAAGATGCTTCCTGGCTTAATGGTTTTGAAGGCCACAACCACAATGAAGGTTTTTGCCAAGACTGCAGAAAGGGCAACAGAAAATATAACCCCAAAAATCATTTGTCTCAAGAGACAAGTGACTCTTCTAGGTTCACCAATAAACATTAGTGAGCAAAAGAAACAGAGCATTAGAGAAATGAGGAGGAGATAGCTGAGATTTCTGTTATTTGCTCTGACAATGGGTGTGTCCCGATAGTGAATAAATAATCCTAAAATCAGAGCTGAAATAGCAGCAAAACTAATGGCCACGGAGCCCAAAACAGCTCCCAGAGTATCTTCATAGGACAAAAATGCTGTAATTTTCCGAAGACACTGATTTCTCTGCTCATTTGGATACTGATCTTCAGGACACCTGATGCATTTACCTATATCTGAAAATGAGGCAGATTGTTTTATGAGATTCTACCCATCACTCTCCAGATACACCTATGTGACATATATCTTGTGTAGAACGATAGATTCTAATAGTAATGTTCCTGGATTCATGAACTAAGCCATTATGTTGAGAAACAATagatgaataagtaaatattcaTGAGAAAAAATATAGATACACCACATCCATAATATATTCATAATGTGAGTGGACTTAAACAGTATGAGAGAATCAGAAATGTAGAAATGATGTTGAGGGGAAATCTGACAACTTGAAAATTATGTTTGATtacttatgaaagaaagaaaagtacattttGAAGCCTTTActcctattttttattattaaaattgtttttactaCTTCAGTACATCATACAaacatttcatgtgttttgatcAAGTCTACCAGCTATGTCTTCCCTCTGCaactccttctctctgtccctccaacAAATTTTTTCTCCCCACTTTACTTGCTTTTTTATCCTCCTGAGTTCAGTTAATGTTGCCTGTATGCATCTCAATATAGGCCATCTATCATAACAAATGCAGCCGTTCAGGAATAcatctgagaaaacaaacaaacaaaaaaaccaaaccttactctttctctccagcagccatcaactgctaATAGCTTCTAGCTAGAGGTGAGAGTTAGTGATCCTGTATGTATTCTATGCTGTGATTTTTGTCTGATTTGATCTGGCTTGATTTAGTGCATGCCTCTGTGAGTTTTTCTGCTTCAGGGCCCTGTCATGTCTGACAAATTCTGCTTCCCTACAGATATCCTCTCTGTGAGTCTTAAgacctttctgccttctctaGCACAGTGATCTGTGGTGCTCTTATCTCTGAGAGCTCTTGGCTGTTATCATGAAAGGTGCCAGGAGTCATCTATGAGAAGCTAAGAACTAGCATGTGACTCTCTGACATGGATTCAAATAGATTTTCCCTACTATGTTAGACTGAAGATACTATATATGAGGCAAGATTGCTGTTATTAATATGCTTTTTCTGTcattatacacacagagagacaaacgcacacatgcagacatacacacagacacacacagacacacacacacacacacttatcacCATGTATTAGCCTCTTTGGAGTGATTTCTCCAGATTAATGAAGATGTACTCCCTCCTTTGTAGTGATTCTATACAGGCAAATAGATAGTtccttaattcttaatgatgattctGTAAGAAACCCTAAAATTATACTAGCAATTATTAACTCCCATATAGTAGGAGTGATATTAACTCCTCTCTGATATTAAAACTACAATacgaactctgccagtcttcgaATGTCACCCGTAAATTGATTCAGAGAAACTAGGCATCTATAATTTagaacacattccaagaggttgtaaaacaaataaccaaaggTAACTAATGATTTAGTGtatgttccaggacagaaaacaaaatattgactgggtttatctacacCAAACTTCAATAACATAGTCACAAAAATTATGGATTTTAAATTTCAGTGAACCTGCAGTGCTAATGGCAGACAATACATGTTGGGTATTAATATTTAACAATGTCTATTGtaaacttccttttaaaaataagaaattaagagAATTTTTGGAGAAAAACTTAGAAACAAAGATTAAAATCGTTTTTGCACGTCCCTTTTATTCCTGAGACTTTCACTAGCAGGCTGGGAGTCCNAGACCCCAAGTTCCTGCACAGATAAGAACAAAAGCTACTTTACTTAATCCTTAGCTGTTTTACTATGAGGTGCCAAATGCCAGAggctgcagtttctggcctctaGAGGAACTGAGAGAGGAAGGCCAGCTACCACTGCAAAGTAACTTAGGCTGCAGACAGGTAAATGTTTTGTTATTGAaaagcaaccctaaatatctcacaAGATTAAGTCTTGCTCTCCCCACCACACATACTCTTTCACTCCACAGCTACCTCCAAGAGAGAATTAGAATGTCAGAGCAGGCCTCTGACAGGAAGGCCTAGAAAATAAAANTTCCTAACATTTCCAGACATCTATGTTCAGGAACTGTGGTATTTTCTTTCGATAATGTTGTTATGATTTTTACTAAAGAATGTAtcattgttttcttaataatCCAGAGGGCAATACATTTTAGGTGAATAGGtttttttagaataaaaaatgggttttctgtttttgttttttggatttttgcttgtttgttttgttttttggtgagtTCCTTAATACCCTGGATTGAACTCTGGTTACAGCTGAATCTAGAGAACCTAGCTAGCATATATAAGGCTttaggttctattcccagcacaaAAATGTGTTCAATGCATTATGAAGATAGAAGTATTTTCTCAGAATTATTTAGTACAATAAGAATATATGACCTAACTTAACTCCAGATTTTCACTTAATGTAAACTGGCACACTTGCATACTGCTTTTTCGAAATTAATANTTTAAAGCATCACCCAAATATTNTTGTTCCGGATTATAAAAAGTATAAGTATTGAAGTTCAAGGATAATGTACTTCAATACTTGGTAGAGGTTAgactacaaagaaaaaagagattcAGTCATATATATTGGAAACTCCAAGGTTTCTGTTGGTACCACAGATAATACTACCatggggagaagagggaaagattcCCACAGCATATGAGGGAAAACTACAGGCATTTTAAAGAGACAGTATACCTGGACTATATGAGGTATACATATTTCCTTGTATTGTTAACTGTCAATGCTTCTCTAAGAAAGTGGTAGTATTTGAAGTTCATCCGAGTACAGAACAAGGCCTGCTCCTAAAAGggttgcaggtgtggctgctttGTCACACCTacatcagtaggtggcagagaagagagacaatgGCTACCTTTAGTGTTCTGAGGTATGATTAGTAGCCTAACACTCCTGAAAAAAAAGGAGCTTGAGAGAATACCAATCCAGTGCTACAGAGACCCCAGTGGCTTCCAGGACCTGGAGCAAGCCAGAGACCAGAAATActttctgggactaaaggccatAGTCCTGATGAGGAAGAAGACTAATATGTGCACCGGACAGGTGCCATTGTGCTTGGAGAGGTAGGTAGCCTGGGCCAGAAATATGACCTTGAGTCAGGCTCTGTGTAGGGATGGGAGTGGTAAGCCATAACAGAGATGATGCTTGCTTCCCACCATTAAGCATGAGCTGTAAATAGCTTCTGAGACTACTCCTGGGACAACCTCACACACTCATAGATCCAGGGCAACACAGAGCAGAGTAATTAGGTGGTAAAGAANTGGAAGAGGCTGATGAAAATAGCTGTGAACACAAAGATCttaggcagaactggagactggaAGGGAGTGAGAAACAACCATCAGGAACATGGTGTTGCTCCCTGGGACTATGATTGGGTCCTGGCTTTTGATGCCACTGGAGGTCACATCTAGTTGTGTGACCCTGCAGAAGCAAGAGGCTGTTACCAAGGCAAGCTTGAAGTCCTTGGTTTGGGCTGCAACTAAGGGACATGTTGATGTGTGAAGGCAGTGCAAAAATGACTCCACTCTCTATCTGAACactgtgggagagctggccctggggacaTGGAAGCNGTAGAGCTGACTCCACCCNNTGGCCAGATACAGTGCTCAGGAGTACAGNGCTGTACAACTCTGAAGTTACAGGTGAGTCNTGCACAACACGATGGGAGACCTAGCCATCCCTCTTGACTATGTTCAAtggagggaatgagggagaaaTATCCTCTCCTACTTTATCCTTCACCATCTGAGGCACTCATGAGAAAGCCTTGTATTACCTGtgggcagcacaatagagctATGGTAGTGGGGTTTAGGGCACAGTTTAGCCAGCTCCAAGGGCATGGCAGGGTGGCCAGCACTTGTCTTTCATGAGAGAATATGGATGAGGAAGAAATGACCTCTTCATTGTTCCTTCCTACCTACAGCAGGTAGAAGAGCTAGCCCCAACATcatcagagcaggagagctgtccatACCTAATACCTGCTGCAATATTTGGGGGAACATGTTCTGAACTTTGCAAAGTAGAGCTGGCACTGTGTGTATGCTGGATGCAAGTGAGTGAAACCCAAGtacatgagtgtgggagagccgACTCTGCNTCTTATCTGCTGGCCAGTGGTGCTGACCAAGAAGAACTTCCTCCTACCCTCCCTTGTCCTTTGCCATCTACTGCAGGTAGAAGATCTAGTCCTGGAGTCNNNNNNNNNNNNNNNNNNNNNNNNNNNNNNNNNNNNNNNNNNNNNNNNNNNNNNNNNNNNNNNNNNNNNNNNNNNNNNNNNNNNNNNNNN from Mus caroli unplaced genomic scaffold, CAROLI_EIJ_v1.1 scaffold_20977_1, whole genome shotgun sequence encodes:
- the LOC110288554 gene encoding vomeronasal type-2 receptor 26-like, which gives rise to SALHACSESCPLGFSKIPDDWRPFCCFDCVPCPDGEFANETDIGKCIRCPEDQYPNEQRNQCLRKITAFLSYEDTLGAVLGSVAISFAAISALILGLFIHYRDTPIVRANNRNLSYLLLISLMLCFFCSLMFIGEPRRVTCLLRQMIFGVIFSVALSAVLAKTFIVVVAFKTIKPGSILKMWMVTRLSNVIVCCGSIIQVCICAVWLGTYPPFPDVDMHSEFGQIILLCNEGSTLAFYCVLGYLGFLSSLSLFIAFLVRSLPDSFNEAKTITFSMVVFCSVWISFILTYLSSKAKTMVAVEIVSILASSASLLGFIFLPKCYVILLRSGGHSRKKFFKWVSP